The following proteins are co-located in the Frigidibacter mobilis genome:
- a CDS encoding acyl-homoserine-lactone synthase, whose translation MQTTTLSFANMHTHGELLANILRARRQSFIVQNKWDLPEAMGMEYDQYDTPASRWIAVHRFGEVLAGIRLTPTTARCGIYSYMIRDAQRGLLDSIPSDLLYYEAPVQENVWESSRVFVSHTTPMNLRRRVHAHLITEMTKSARDLGATRVLGLIPASWPRWAARCGLDMQAAGRVMNIDALDNQCVSIDLSANLH comes from the coding sequence ATGCAGACCACCACCCTTTCCTTTGCGAACATGCACACCCACGGCGAGTTGCTCGCCAATATCCTGCGCGCCAGGCGCCAGTCCTTCATCGTTCAGAACAAATGGGATCTGCCCGAGGCGATGGGTATGGAGTACGATCAGTATGATACCCCCGCTAGCCGCTGGATCGCGGTGCATCGGTTCGGCGAGGTGCTGGCCGGGATCCGGCTGACGCCGACCACGGCCCGCTGTGGCATCTACAGCTACATGATCCGCGATGCACAGCGCGGGTTGCTCGACTCCATCCCGTCGGACCTGCTGTATTACGAGGCGCCGGTTCAGGAAAACGTCTGGGAATCGAGCCGGGTGTTCGTGTCGCATACCACGCCGATGAACCTGCGGCGCCGGGTTCACGCGCATCTGATTACCGAGATGACCAAGTCGGCCCGCGACCTTGGGGCAACCAGGGTGCTGGGGCTGATCCCGGCAAGCTGGCCGCGTTGGGCGGCGCGCTGCGGGCTCGACATGCAGGCGGCCGGCCGCGTGATGAACATCGACGCGCTCGACAACCAATGCGTGTCGATCGACCTGAGCGCGAACCTTCACTGA
- a CDS encoding replication-associated recombination protein A, with protein sequence MADLFDTPDTAPSGKPAPRPLADRIRPATIADVIGQAHLLGPDGPLGAMLAAGSLSSLILWGPPGVGKTTIARLLADRTDLHFIQISAIFTGVPDLKKVFEAARLRRSQGRGTLLFVDEIHRFNKAQQDGFLPYMEDGTILLVGATTENPSFELNAALLSRAQVLVLERLSLTDLERLAQRAEQVLVRPLPLTAPAREALLEMADGDGRALLNLVEQVMAWKLAAPLDTEALAARLMRRAAKYDKSGDEHYNLISALHKSVRGSDPDAALYWFARMLEGGEDPRYLARRLVRMSIEDIGLADPQCQAHCLHAWEVFERLGSPEGELALAQAVIYLALAPKSNAGYVAYKAARAEARRTGSEPPPKHILNAPTKLMKGQGYGEGYAYDHDAEDGFSGQNYFPGTMRRPVLYQPVERGFERDLKKRLDWFAKLREKRGG encoded by the coding sequence ATGGCCGATCTCTTCGACACCCCTGACACTGCCCCCTCCGGCAAGCCCGCCCCTCGGCCGCTGGCCGACCGTATCCGTCCGGCCACGATTGCCGACGTGATCGGGCAGGCGCATCTGCTTGGCCCCGACGGGCCGCTGGGGGCGATGCTGGCGGCGGGCTCGCTGTCCTCGCTGATCCTCTGGGGGCCGCCCGGTGTGGGCAAGACTACCATTGCCCGGCTGCTGGCTGACCGCACCGACCTGCACTTCATCCAGATCAGCGCCATCTTTACCGGCGTGCCCGACCTGAAGAAGGTGTTCGAGGCCGCCCGCCTGCGCCGCAGTCAGGGCCGCGGCACATTGCTGTTCGTGGACGAGATCCACCGCTTCAACAAGGCGCAGCAGGACGGCTTCCTGCCCTATATGGAGGATGGCACCATCCTTCTGGTCGGGGCCACCACCGAAAACCCCAGCTTCGAGCTGAATGCCGCGCTGCTCAGCCGGGCGCAGGTGCTGGTGCTGGAACGGCTGTCGCTGACCGATCTGGAACGGCTCGCGCAGCGCGCCGAACAGGTGCTGGTCCGGCCGCTGCCGCTGACCGCTCCCGCCCGCGAGGCGTTGCTGGAGATGGCCGATGGCGATGGCAGGGCGCTGCTGAACCTTGTGGAGCAGGTGATGGCCTGGAAGCTCGCCGCCCCGCTTGATACCGAGGCGCTGGCGGCGCGGCTGATGCGGCGGGCGGCGAAATACGACAAGTCGGGGGATGAGCATTACAACCTCATCTCCGCCCTGCACAAATCGGTGCGCGGCTCCGATCCCGATGCCGCGCTCTACTGGTTCGCGCGGATGCTGGAGGGGGGCGAGGATCCGCGCTACCTGGCCCGCAGGCTGGTACGGATGTCCATCGAGGATATTGGCCTGGCCGACCCGCAATGCCAGGCCCATTGCCTGCACGCCTGGGAGGTGTTCGAACGGCTCGGCAGCCCCGAGGGCGAGCTGGCGCTGGCGCAGGCGGTGATCTACCTCGCGCTCGCGCCCAAGTCGAATGCCGGCTACGTCGCCTACAAGGCCGCCCGGGCCGAAGCGCGGCGCACCGGCTCGGAGCCGCCGCCCAAGCATATCCTGAACGCGCCGACCAAGCTGATGAAGGGGCAGGGCTATGGCGAGGGCTATGCCTATGACCATGATGCCGAGGACGGCTTTTCCGGGCAGAACTACTTCCCGGGTACCATGCGCCGCCCGGTGCTGTATCAGCCGGTGGAGCGCGGGTTCGAGCGCGACCTGAAGAAGCGGCTCGACTGGTTTGCCAAGCTGCGGGAGAAGCGCGGAGGGTGA
- the crcB gene encoding fluoride efflux transporter CrcB, whose protein sequence is MIQTLSQVALGGALGASARYLTNVGVLRLLRPGFPWATIIVNVVGSFLMGVLVIALAKLFGNRFAPLLMTGLLGGFTTFSAFSLDAVTLWESGRPELAAAYVGGSVLLSITALVAGLFIARGVFA, encoded by the coding sequence ATGATCCAGACCCTTTCCCAGGTGGCGCTTGGCGGTGCCCTCGGTGCTTCGGCCCGCTATCTGACCAATGTCGGCGTGTTGCGGCTGCTCCGCCCCGGTTTCCCCTGGGCGACCATCATCGTGAATGTCGTCGGCTCTTTCCTGATGGGTGTGCTGGTGATCGCGCTGGCCAAGCTGTTCGGGAACCGTTTCGCGCCTCTGCTGATGACCGGCCTGCTGGGCGGATTTACCACCTTCTCGGCCTTCTCGCTTGACGCGGTCACGCTGTGGGAAAGCGGGCGGCCTGAACTGGCCGCCGCCTATGTCGGCGGGTCGGTGCTGCTGTCCATCACGGCGCTCGTCGCCGGTCTCTTCATTGCACGCGGGGTATTCGCATGA
- a CDS encoding RluA family pseudouridine synthase, translating to MSGVQTIAVGAEEGETRLDRWLRKKFPQVTQGAIEKMCRTGQLRVDGGRVKASTRLEPGMEVRIPPLPDAPAEPAPRPPRPRGPGVVEADAEMIQSCVLWKDEHIIALNKPAGLPSQGGSGQGDRHVDGLTEALMFGYKDRPKLVHRLDKDTSGVLLLARTDRIARALSEAFRLRSTRKIYWAVVAGVPSPRKGTIRFGLVKAGGRGHLGEGEKMIAVHPSKVDQTEGAKRATTDFAVLSALATRAAWVALVPITGRTHQLRAHMAEIGHPIIGDGKYGGSGQENLGDGWGAQLGGDISRKLHLHARQISFDHPITKKRITIVAPLPPHMDKTWKTLGWHENDVPADPFEDEA from the coding sequence ATGAGCGGCGTCCAGACCATTGCCGTCGGCGCGGAAGAGGGCGAAACCCGACTTGACCGCTGGCTGCGCAAGAAATTCCCGCAGGTGACGCAGGGAGCGATCGAGAAGATGTGCCGTACCGGCCAGCTTCGCGTCGATGGCGGCCGCGTCAAGGCCTCCACCCGGCTTGAACCGGGCATGGAAGTACGCATCCCGCCGCTGCCCGACGCCCCGGCCGAACCCGCGCCGCGCCCGCCGCGCCCGCGCGGCCCCGGTGTGGTAGAGGCGGATGCCGAGATGATCCAGTCCTGCGTGCTGTGGAAGGACGAGCATATCATCGCCCTGAACAAACCCGCAGGTCTGCCCAGCCAGGGCGGCTCCGGTCAGGGCGACCGGCATGTCGACGGGCTGACCGAGGCGCTGATGTTCGGCTACAAGGACCGGCCCAAGCTGGTGCACCGGCTCGACAAGGACACCTCGGGCGTGCTGCTGCTGGCCCGCACCGACCGCATCGCCCGGGCCCTGTCCGAGGCGTTCCGCCTGCGCTCCACCCGCAAGATCTACTGGGCCGTCGTCGCCGGCGTCCCCAGCCCGCGCAAGGGCACCATCCGCTTTGGCCTGGTGAAAGCCGGCGGGCGCGGCCATCTGGGCGAGGGTGAGAAGATGATCGCCGTCCATCCCTCGAAGGTCGACCAGACCGAGGGCGCCAAGCGTGCCACCACCGATTTCGCCGTGCTCTCCGCGCTGGCGACCCGCGCTGCATGGGTGGCTCTGGTGCCGATCACCGGGCGCACCCACCAGCTGCGTGCGCATATGGCCGAGATCGGCCACCCGATCATCGGCGATGGCAAGTATGGCGGCTCTGGCCAGGAAAACCTCGGCGATGGCTGGGGCGCGCAACTGGGCGGCGATATCAGCCGCAAGCTGCACCTGCACGCTCGCCAGATCAGCTTTGACCATCCGATTACCAAGAAGCGCATCACCATTGTCGCGCCGCTGCCGCCGCATATGGACAAGACCTGGAAGACCCTCGGTTGGCACGAAAACGACGTACCCGCCGATCCGTTCGAGGATGAGGCATGA
- a CDS encoding HAD-IA family hydrolase, whose translation MIPRLVIFDVDGTLVDSQRQIHTSMTEAFLLRGHVAPELAAVLAIVGLSLPEAVARLAPDLPEAERGDIVAGYKATFNGLRAAGIAPLYPGIAGALQALAARDDLLLGVATGKSRRGLVHLLQAYGIEHLFVTRQVADDHPSKPHPSMVLAALAETGIAPQDAVMIGDTTFDMEMARAAGIAALGVAWGYHPADALLAAGAGDVIASADDLALALDALWGAVA comes from the coding sequence ATGATCCCCCGCCTTGTCATCTTTGACGTGGATGGCACGCTGGTGGACAGCCAGCGCCAGATCCACACCTCGATGACCGAGGCCTTCCTGCTGCGCGGCCATGTGGCGCCGGAACTCGCCGCGGTGTTGGCCATCGTCGGCCTGTCGCTGCCCGAGGCGGTGGCGCGTCTGGCTCCCGACCTGCCCGAAGCAGAGCGCGGCGACATCGTCGCGGGCTACAAGGCAACCTTCAACGGCCTGCGTGCCGCGGGCATCGCGCCGCTCTACCCGGGCATTGCCGGGGCACTGCAGGCGCTTGCCGCGCGTGACGATCTGCTGCTGGGGGTCGCCACCGGCAAATCCCGGCGCGGCCTTGTGCATCTGCTGCAGGCCTACGGGATCGAGCACCTGTTCGTCACCCGCCAGGTTGCCGACGATCATCCCTCCAAGCCGCACCCTTCGATGGTGCTGGCGGCGCTGGCCGAAACCGGCATCGCGCCGCAAGATGCGGTGATGATCGGCGACACCACCTTCGACATGGAAATGGCCCGTGCCGCCGGCATCGCCGCGCTTGGCGTCGCCTGGGGCTATCACCCGGCCGATGCGCTGCTGGCAGCTGGGGCGGGGGACGTGATCGCCTCTGCCGACGATCTGGCGCTGGCGCTGGACGCGCTCTGGGGCGCGGTGGCCTGA
- a CDS encoding ATP12 family chaperone protein, which yields MAAWAPKRFWTAAGVTAAPGGFAVALDGRPVKTPAKAPLVVPTAALAQAIAAEWDAQAKVVDPRTMPVTRAANSAIDTVSPNRSTVLGMIAAYGGSDLLCYRAESPPPLIARQVAAWDPLLDWVATAHGAPLRVTAGIVHVAQPPESLARLDAHLETFSDFELVALHDLVALSGSLVIGLAAAANLAPADDLWRLSRIDEEFQAELWGQDEEAAELVALKQADFLQARAFLDLARDPRS from the coding sequence ATGGCAGCCTGGGCTCCCAAACGGTTCTGGACCGCTGCCGGCGTGACCGCCGCCCCGGGCGGCTTTGCCGTCGCGCTTGATGGCCGCCCGGTCAAGACCCCGGCCAAGGCGCCGCTTGTGGTGCCGACCGCAGCCCTTGCGCAGGCGATCGCGGCGGAGTGGGATGCGCAGGCCAAGGTCGTGGACCCGCGCACCATGCCCGTGACCCGCGCCGCAAATTCCGCCATCGACACCGTCAGCCCCAATCGCAGCACCGTGCTGGGGATGATCGCGGCCTATGGCGGCAGCGATCTGCTGTGCTACCGCGCCGAATCCCCGCCGCCGCTGATCGCGCGTCAGGTCGCCGCCTGGGACCCGCTGCTGGACTGGGTGGCCACGGCGCATGGCGCACCGCTGCGCGTGACAGCCGGCATCGTCCATGTCGCGCAGCCGCCCGAAAGCCTGGCCCGGCTCGATGCCCATCTCGAAACCTTCTCGGATTTCGAGCTTGTCGCCCTGCATGATCTGGTGGCGCTGTCCGGCTCTTTGGTGATCGGCCTCGCCGCCGCCGCGAACCTTGCGCCGGCAGACGATCTGTGGCGCCTGTCCCGAATCGACGAGGAATTTCAAGCCGAACTCTGGGGCCAGGACGAAGAGGCCGCCGAGCTCGTGGCCCTCAAGCAGGCCGACTTTCTGCAGGCCCGCGCCTTCCTCGATCTGGCCCGCGATCCCCGTTCCTAG
- a CDS encoding amino acid ABC transporter substrate-binding protein, producing MKNTVFLGALAAAGLASGLASAATLDDVKARGELNCGVNTGLVGFAAPDANGNWSGFDVAICKAVAAAVLGDASKVKYVPTTGQTRFTALASGEVDILSRNTTWTFSRDADLKFTFIGVNYYDGQGFMVNKSLGVTSAKELDGATVCIQTGTTTELNLADFFKTNNMTYSPVTIETNAEGEQQFLAGACDAYTTDASGLAATRAAFANPDDYVILPEIISKEPLGPLVRHGDDQWADITRWAMNALIAAEEYGVTSANIEELSKGTENPEINRLLGAGEDNLGAMIGLEKDWAKKAIIGAGGNYGEIFAATIGESTPIGLARGLNAQWTQGGLLYTPPFR from the coding sequence ATGAAGAATACCGTATTTCTCGGCGCGCTGGCGGCGGCCGGTCTGGCCTCAGGTCTCGCCTCTGCGGCGACGCTGGATGACGTCAAGGCCCGCGGCGAGCTGAACTGCGGCGTGAACACCGGCCTCGTGGGCTTCGCCGCTCCGGATGCGAATGGCAACTGGTCGGGCTTCGACGTTGCCATCTGCAAGGCCGTCGCTGCCGCCGTGCTGGGCGACGCCAGCAAGGTCAAGTATGTGCCGACCACCGGCCAGACCCGCTTTACCGCGCTGGCCTCGGGCGAAGTCGACATCCTGTCGCGCAACACCACCTGGACCTTCTCGCGCGATGCCGACCTGAAGTTCACCTTCATCGGCGTGAACTACTATGACGGCCAGGGCTTCATGGTGAACAAGTCGCTGGGCGTGACCTCGGCCAAGGAGCTTGATGGTGCCACCGTCTGCATCCAGACCGGCACCACGACCGAGCTGAACCTCGCCGACTTCTTCAAGACCAACAACATGACCTACTCGCCGGTCACCATCGAGACCAACGCCGAAGGCGAGCAGCAATTCCTCGCCGGCGCCTGCGATGCCTACACCACCGACGCGTCGGGCCTTGCCGCCACCCGCGCCGCCTTCGCCAACCCGGACGACTATGTGATCCTGCCGGAAATCATCTCGAAAGAGCCGCTGGGTCCGCTGGTCCGTCATGGCGATGACCAATGGGCCGACATCACCCGCTGGGCGATGAACGCGCTGATCGCTGCCGAAGAATACGGCGTCACCTCGGCCAATATCGAGGAACTGTCGAAAGGCACCGAGAACCCCGAGATCAACCGTCTGCTGGGCGCGGGCGAAGACAACCTCGGCGCGATGATCGGCCTGGAAAAAGACTGGGCCAAGAAGGCCATCATCGGCGCCGGCGGCAACTATGGCGAGATCTTCGCCGCCACCATCGGTGAATCCACCCCGATCGGCCTGGCCCGCGGGCTGAACGCACAATGGACCCAAGGCGGCCTGCTCTACACGCCGCCGTTCCGTTGA
- a CDS encoding amino acid ABC transporter permease — MATVSDAPKASFRLSMLIYDTRYRSITIQVVVLLLFMAGAAWLVDNTVRNLAALGKDFSFGFLWNRAGYDINQMLVQYSNDSTHGRAMLIGLLNTLLVAFMSCVAATVLGVIIGVLRLSPNWIIGRLTTVYVEMFRNIPVLLWILVAYAVFTEVLPAPNAFRGDNPTASMILFDSVALTNRYTAIPDPMFARSLGNIDVGLFLVSLDLVAIIAVITGSVLVNRKILASATAVQNATGVRPVTWWKSILVLVAPVVLLLLALGFHAERPVLRGFNFTGGLDVSNSLMALWLGLTLYTAAFIAEIVRAGIGAVSRGQTEAAFALGLRPNRTMSLVILPQALRVIVPPLISQYLNITKNSSLAIAVGYMDLRGTLGGITLNQTGRELECVLLMMLIYLTISLLISGAMNVYNNSVKLKER; from the coding sequence ATGGCAACCGTCTCGGATGCGCCGAAAGCGAGCTTTCGGCTCAGCATGCTCATTTACGACACACGCTATCGGTCGATCACCATTCAGGTCGTGGTACTGCTGCTGTTCATGGCCGGCGCAGCCTGGCTGGTGGACAACACCGTGCGCAACCTCGCGGCGCTGGGCAAGGATTTCAGCTTCGGCTTCCTGTGGAACCGCGCCGGCTACGACATCAATCAGATGCTCGTGCAATATTCCAATGACAGCACGCATGGCCGCGCCATGCTCATCGGGCTACTGAACACCCTTCTGGTGGCGTTCATGTCCTGTGTGGCGGCGACCGTGCTGGGCGTCATCATCGGCGTGCTGCGGCTGTCGCCGAACTGGATCATCGGCCGGCTGACGACCGTTTATGTCGAGATGTTCCGCAACATCCCGGTGCTGCTGTGGATCCTGGTGGCCTACGCGGTCTTCACCGAGGTGCTGCCCGCGCCGAACGCCTTCCGCGGTGACAATCCCACCGCCTCGATGATCCTGTTCGACAGTGTCGCCCTCACCAACCGCTATACCGCCATCCCCGACCCGATGTTTGCCCGCTCGCTTGGCAATATCGACGTGGGGCTGTTCCTGGTCAGCCTCGACCTGGTGGCGATCATCGCGGTCATTACCGGCAGCGTGCTGGTGAACCGCAAGATCCTCGCCAGCGCCACCGCGGTGCAGAACGCCACCGGCGTGCGCCCGGTGACCTGGTGGAAAAGCATCCTGGTGCTGGTCGCGCCGGTCGTGCTGCTGCTGCTGGCGCTTGGCTTCCATGCCGAACGCCCGGTGCTGCGCGGCTTCAACTTCACCGGCGGGCTCGATGTGTCGAACTCGCTGATGGCGCTGTGGCTGGGCCTGACGCTCTACACCGCCGCCTTCATCGCCGAGATTGTCCGCGCCGGCATCGGCGCCGTCTCACGCGGGCAGACAGAGGCAGCCTTCGCCCTCGGCTTGCGCCCCAACCGCACCATGAGCCTGGTGATCCTGCCGCAGGCGCTGCGGGTGATCGTGCCGCCGCTGATCTCGCAATATCTCAACATCACCAAGAACTCCTCGCTGGCCATCGCCGTCGGCTACATGGACTTGCGCGGCACCCTGGGCGGCATCACCCTCAACCAGACCGGACGCGAGCTGGAATGCGTGCTGCTGATGATGCTGATCTACCTGACGATCAGCCTGCTGATCTCGGGCGCGATGAACGTCTACAACAACTCCGTCAAGCTGAAGGAGCGTTGA
- a CDS encoding amino acid ABC transporter permease gives MSDTHAQTVAYVRETMLPQATPPVSEVGAIKWLRENLFSGVLNTILTLVGIAAVIWVVQAALPWFLHGVWRANSLSECRQIIAESWGEGAHGACWAVIRERWNQFLFGFYPRDLYWRPVLALALLFVALAPILFAELPRKLIWASALYPAVAYILLWGGSLWVPISVMAGFGVGWLGLAIARRTGLPLLAPLAAVLLPLLWWLLLAGPAAGMLERAVPLWVQEVRSDKFGGFVLSITIGVAAIVLSLPLGVVLALGRRSDMLLVKALSVGFIEFIRGVPLITLLFTASLLLNYFLPPGTNFDIILRVIIMVTLFAAAYIAEVIRGGLAALPRGQYEAADSLGLDYWKSMQLIVLPQALKISIPGIVSTFIGLFKDTTLVIFVGLLDPLKGITDAVRAAIEWKGVYWEPFIFVGAIFFIFNFGMSRYSMYLERKLKRDHR, from the coding sequence ATGAGCGATACCCACGCGCAAACCGTCGCCTATGTCCGCGAGACCATGCTGCCCCAGGCCACGCCGCCCGTCTCCGAGGTCGGCGCTATCAAATGGCTGCGCGAGAATCTGTTCTCGGGCGTGCTCAACACCATCCTCACGCTTGTCGGCATCGCCGCGGTGATCTGGGTGGTGCAAGCCGCACTGCCCTGGTTCCTGCACGGGGTCTGGCGGGCCAATTCCCTATCCGAGTGCCGGCAGATCATCGCCGAGAGCTGGGGCGAGGGCGCGCATGGCGCCTGCTGGGCGGTGATCCGTGAACGCTGGAACCAGTTCCTGTTCGGCTTCTACCCGCGCGATCTGTACTGGCGCCCGGTGCTGGCGTTGGCGCTGCTGTTCGTCGCGCTGGCCCCGATCCTGTTCGCCGAACTGCCGCGCAAGCTGATCTGGGCCAGTGCGCTCTATCCCGCCGTGGCCTATATCCTGCTCTGGGGCGGTTCGCTCTGGGTGCCGATCTCGGTGATGGCGGGCTTCGGCGTCGGCTGGCTCGGCCTTGCCATCGCCCGCAGAACTGGCCTGCCCCTGCTGGCGCCGCTGGCTGCGGTGCTGCTGCCGCTGCTGTGGTGGCTGCTCCTCGCCGGCCCCGCCGCCGGGATGCTGGAACGCGCGGTGCCGCTCTGGGTGCAGGAAGTGCGCTCGGACAAGTTCGGCGGCTTCGTGCTGTCGATCACCATCGGCGTCGCCGCCATCGTGCTGTCCCTGCCGCTGGGGGTCGTGCTGGCGCTTGGCCGGCGCTCCGACATGCTGCTGGTCAAGGCGCTGTCGGTGGGTTTCATCGAGTTCATCCGCGGCGTGCCGCTGATTACCCTGCTGTTCACCGCCTCGCTTCTGCTGAACTACTTCCTGCCGCCGGGCACCAATTTCGACATCATCCTGCGCGTCATCATCATGGTCACGCTCTTCGCCGCGGCCTATATCGCCGAGGTGATCCGCGGCGGGCTTGCCGCCCTGCCGCGCGGCCAGTACGAGGCCGCCGACAGCCTTGGCCTCGACTACTGGAAGTCCATGCAGCTGATCGTGCTGCCGCAGGCGCTGAAGATTTCGATCCCCGGCATCGTCTCCACCTTCATCGGCCTGTTCAAGGACACCACGCTGGTGATCTTCGTCGGCCTGCTGGACCCGCTGAAAGGCATCACCGATGCCGTCCGCGCCGCCATCGAATGGAAAGGCGTCTACTGGGAGCCGTTCATCTTCGTCGGCGCCATCTTCTTCATCTTCAACTTCGGCATGTCGCGCTACTCGATGTATCTCGAGCGCAAGCTGAAACGCGACCATCGCTAA
- a CDS encoding amino acid ABC transporter ATP-binding protein has translation MSDPQFAREIDRSHMQVSDEIAIQITNMNKWFGSFHVLRDINLTVMRGERIVIAGPSGSGKSTLIRCINRLEEHQSGRIIVDGTELTSDLKNIDKVRSEVGMVFQHFNLFPHLTILENLTLAPIWVRKVPKREAEETAMYFLEKVKIPEQALKYPGQLSGGQQQRVAIARSLCMKPRIMLFDEPTSALDPEMIKEVLDTMIGLAEEGMTMICVTHEMGFAQAVANRVIFMDQGQIVEQNEPYEFFNNPKSERTKLFLSQILGH, from the coding sequence ATGTCGGACCCCCAATTCGCGCGTGAGATCGACCGCAGTCATATGCAGGTTTCGGACGAGATCGCCATCCAGATCACCAACATGAACAAGTGGTTCGGCAGCTTCCATGTGCTGCGGGACATCAACCTGACCGTGATGCGCGGCGAGCGCATCGTGATCGCCGGCCCCTCGGGCTCGGGCAAGTCCACACTGATCCGCTGCATCAACCGGCTGGAGGAACACCAGTCGGGGCGGATCATCGTCGACGGCACCGAACTGACCAGCGACCTGAAGAACATCGACAAGGTGCGCTCCGAGGTCGGCATGGTGTTCCAGCACTTCAACCTGTTCCCGCACCTGACCATCCTCGAGAACCTTACCCTCGCGCCGATCTGGGTCCGCAAGGTGCCCAAGCGCGAGGCCGAGGAAACCGCGATGTACTTCCTCGAAAAGGTCAAGATCCCCGAGCAGGCGCTGAAATATCCCGGCCAGCTGTCCGGCGGCCAGCAGCAGCGTGTCGCCATCGCCCGCAGCCTGTGCATGAAGCCGCGGATCATGCTGTTCGACGAACCGACCTCGGCGCTGGACCCCGAGATGATCAAGGAAGTGCTCGACACCATGATCGGCCTTGCCGAAGAGGGCATGACGATGATCTGCGTCACCCACGAGATGGGCTTCGCCCAGGCGGTGGCGAACCGGGTGATCTTCATGGACCAGGGCCAGATTGTCGAGCAGAACGAGCCCTACGAGTTCTTCAACAACCCCAAGAGCGAACGGACCAAGCTGTTCCTCAGCCAGATCCTCGGGCACTGA
- a CDS encoding SixA phosphatase family protein yields MTPDGHRRLILIRHAKSSWDDAEMPDHDRPLNPRGKRASAELGQWLASRDYLPDQVLCSTAARTQQTYAALGLEGAPEPELARALYHAEPETMLAALKAATGQVVMMLGHNPGIAAFAALLPAEPPHHADFARYPTAATLVVDFEIDSWAALEPHRGSALDFFVPSGRD; encoded by the coding sequence ATGACACCTGATGGACACCGCCGCCTGATCCTGATCCGCCATGCCAAGTCCTCCTGGGACGATGCCGAAATGCCGGACCATGACCGCCCGCTGAACCCGCGCGGCAAGCGCGCCTCGGCCGAACTGGGCCAATGGCTCGCCTCGCGCGATTACCTGCCGGATCAGGTGCTGTGCTCGACCGCGGCGCGCACGCAGCAGACCTATGCCGCGCTGGGGCTGGAGGGGGCACCCGAGCCGGAACTGGCGCGGGCGCTCTACCATGCCGAGCCCGAGACGATGCTGGCGGCGCTGAAGGCAGCCACCGGGCAGGTGGTGATGATGCTGGGCCATAACCCGGGGATCGCCGCCTTTGCGGCGCTGCTGCCGGCAGAGCCGCCGCACCATGCCGATTTCGCCCGCTACCCGACCGCCGCCACGCTGGTGGTGGATTTCGAGATCGACAGCTGGGCCGCCCTCGAACCGCATCGCGGATCGGCGCTGGATTTCTTCGTGCCTTCGGGCCGCGACTGA
- a CDS encoding ferredoxin, producing the protein MTLDGIAGRAAGHALAVSGAFHPGPGDGLPEGTGTLLLLSPAEPGFWAHMTAQPEWLDGRADPIDRWSRRVIGGLACALHGKAYFPFGGPPWRPFQAWALRSGRAWTSPVVFLLHEEMGLFASYRGAIALRERLALPAPPAKAPCETCAARPCLAACPAGALTGAGYDVPACHEFLSGPGGADCLDCGCAVRRACPVSAAHARLQVQSAYHMRLFHR; encoded by the coding sequence GTGACGCTGGACGGGATCGCGGGCCGGGCGGCGGGCCATGCGCTCGCGGTGTCGGGGGCGTTCCATCCGGGGCCGGGGGACGGGCTGCCCGAGGGGACCGGCACGCTGCTGCTGCTCTCGCCGGCCGAGCCGGGCTTCTGGGCGCATATGACGGCGCAACCGGAATGGCTGGACGGGCGGGCGGACCCGATCGACCGCTGGTCACGGCGGGTGATCGGCGGGTTGGCCTGTGCGCTGCACGGCAAGGCCTATTTCCCCTTTGGCGGGCCGCCCTGGCGGCCGTTCCAGGCCTGGGCCCTGCGGTCGGGCCGGGCCTGGACCTCACCGGTGGTGTTTCTGCTGCATGAGGAGATGGGGCTCTTCGCCTCCTATCGCGGGGCGATTGCGCTGCGCGAGCGGCTGGCGCTGCCCGCGCCCCCGGCGAAGGCCCCCTGCGAGACCTGCGCCGCGCGCCCCTGCCTGGCCGCCTGCCCCGCCGGGGCACTCACCGGGGCGGGCTATGACGTGCCGGCCTGCCATGAGTTCCTGTCGGGGCCGGGTGGGGCAGATTGCCTCGATTGTGGCTGCGCCGTGCGCCGGGCTTGCCCCGTGAGTGCCGCTCATGCAAGGCTGCAGGTCCAATCGGCCTATCACATGAGGCTTTTTCACCGATGA